A single region of the Syntrophotaleaceae bacterium genome encodes:
- a CDS encoding M48 family metallopeptidase, with protein MMEWIFLSGYLLVFLAGSALAWINLAHQKRCSRSVPPELVGRFDEDLLKRSLAYSSAKTRLATIQSLTETALLVLFVFGPWLPLYDRLTLQAADSFVIHGTLFFLGLLFVDQLLAIPFGLYRTFILETRYGFNRSTPALWWMDRLKTILLSLLLTGLLAAGCFWLVQASPEGWWLWVWLFAVFFSLFVLVLSPHLIEPLFNRFNPLERPELEQAIETMAAKVGVRTERIFQVDASRRSGHANAYFTGLGRQKRVVLFDTLLEQMDAEEIVAVLAHELGHWRHNHLVKHLLSTAAFTLGASGLAFYLLNRGGLPGLVGLETASFPAQVLILSLLASIVGFFLTPLSSWLSRRHEWQADRFASDLTGQPRRLASALIRLARNNLANLCPHPFYAWFYYSHPPLIERVRALRTDPKNP; from the coding sequence ATGATGGAATGGATCTTTCTCAGCGGTTACCTGCTGGTCTTCCTGGCCGGCTCGGCTCTCGCCTGGATCAACCTGGCTCATCAGAAGCGTTGTTCCCGCAGCGTTCCTCCGGAGCTCGTTGGCCGATTCGACGAAGACCTTCTGAAACGGTCGCTGGCCTATTCTTCGGCCAAGACTCGACTGGCAACGATCCAGTCGCTGACGGAAACGGCGCTGCTGGTCCTGTTTGTCTTCGGCCCCTGGCTGCCCCTCTACGATCGGCTGACCCTGCAGGCGGCGGATTCCTTCGTGATCCACGGAACCCTCTTTTTTCTGGGCTTGCTGTTCGTCGACCAGCTTCTGGCCATCCCCTTCGGTTTGTATCGTACCTTCATTCTGGAAACCCGGTACGGATTCAACAGATCGACCCCGGCCCTGTGGTGGATGGACCGCCTGAAAACCATTCTTCTTTCCCTGCTGCTCACCGGCCTGCTGGCTGCCGGCTGTTTCTGGCTGGTTCAGGCCAGCCCAGAAGGCTGGTGGTTGTGGGTCTGGCTGTTTGCGGTTTTTTTCTCCCTTTTCGTTCTGGTCCTGTCCCCCCATCTTATCGAACCGCTCTTCAACCGCTTCAATCCCCTGGAACGGCCTGAGCTTGAACAGGCCATCGAAACCATGGCCGCCAAGGTCGGGGTCAGGACTGAAAGGATCTTCCAGGTCGACGCCTCGCGACGCAGTGGCCATGCCAATGCCTATTTTACGGGACTGGGACGTCAGAAGCGAGTGGTCCTCTTCGATACCCTTCTCGAGCAGATGGATGCGGAGGAAATCGTTGCCGTGCTTGCGCATGAACTGGGTCATTGGCGGCATAACCACCTGGTGAAGCATCTGCTGAGCACCGCCGCTTTCACCCTGGGCGCTTCCGGCCTGGCCTTCTACCTGCTCAACCGGGGTGGACTTCCGGGTCTGGTCGGTCTGGAAACGGCTTCATTTCCGGCCCAGGTTCTGATCCTGTCTCTTCTGGCCTCGATCGTCGGGTTTTTCCTCACACCCCTGAGCAGTTGGCTGTCGCGCCGACATGAATGGCAGGCGGATCGCTTCGCTTCGGATCTGACCGGACAACCCCGCAGGCTCGCTTCGGCCCTGATCCGACTCGCCCGAAACAATCTGGCCAACCTCTGCCCGCATCCCTTCTACGCCTGGTTCTATTATTCTCATCCCCCGCTGATCGAGAGGGTTCGCGCATTAAGGACCGACCCAAAAAATCCCTAG
- a CDS encoding 4Fe-4S binding protein, producing MGHLVGKDLYRRLGEKVDNLSVRAPWNDTLYAILKELYSAEEAELVVKMPYSLTPLDRLGRLTRLPEDRLRTLLDGLADKGLVLDLWVEDGYRYVPSPMVVGLFEFSMMRIGPDVDSKKLAGLFQQYLSEERGFARDNFAEDKQVSILRSLPHEEAFREGEYLEVLDYEKVDALLAAAERFAIGICSCRHTHLHTGTKECDVPLESCTSFDSAADYLIRHNLAKEISRSEMRDHFARSRDLGLVLNADNVQRNITFVCHCCKCCCHPLNGIRLLGYPHCVITSNYIAAVDADLCVGCGLCAEACPIDAISMVPASAGQQQGKTRQIAHVDTGICLGCGVCALKCNPGACRLDKRQQRVIHPETTFERILLQCLERGTLQNQLFDNPESLTHKFLRGLVGGFLRLPSVKRALMRDALRSRFLDAMKKGAVRQGKGWLTEL from the coding sequence ATGGGACATCTGGTTGGCAAGGATCTTTATCGACGGCTCGGAGAAAAAGTCGACAATCTCAGCGTGCGCGCCCCCTGGAACGATACCCTTTACGCCATCCTCAAAGAACTCTACTCGGCCGAAGAGGCCGAACTCGTGGTCAAGATGCCCTATTCGCTGACGCCGCTGGACCGCCTCGGCCGGCTCACCCGCTTGCCCGAGGATCGGCTGAGGACGCTCCTTGATGGACTGGCCGATAAAGGGCTGGTTCTCGATCTCTGGGTGGAAGACGGCTATCGCTACGTGCCCTCGCCGATGGTCGTCGGTCTTTTCGAATTCTCCATGATGCGCATCGGTCCTGACGTCGACAGCAAAAAGCTGGCCGGACTCTTCCAGCAGTATCTTTCCGAAGAGCGGGGATTCGCCAGGGACAACTTTGCCGAGGACAAGCAGGTTTCGATCCTGCGCTCCCTGCCCCACGAAGAGGCCTTTCGCGAGGGGGAATACCTGGAGGTTCTCGATTACGAAAAGGTTGATGCTCTTCTGGCGGCGGCCGAGAGATTCGCCATCGGCATCTGCAGCTGTCGTCACACCCACCTGCACACCGGCACCAAGGAATGCGACGTGCCGCTGGAAAGCTGCACAAGCTTCGATTCGGCTGCCGATTATCTCATCCGGCACAACCTGGCCAAAGAGATTTCCCGTTCGGAAATGCGCGACCATTTCGCCCGGTCCCGCGACCTGGGCCTGGTGCTTAATGCCGACAACGTGCAACGCAACATCACCTTCGTTTGCCATTGCTGTAAATGCTGCTGTCACCCCCTCAACGGCATCCGTCTCCTTGGCTATCCCCACTGCGTGATCACCTCCAACTACATCGCCGCCGTCGATGCCGACCTCTGCGTCGGCTGCGGTCTCTGCGCGGAGGCCTGCCCCATCGACGCTATCTCCATGGTTCCGGCATCCGCCGGACAACAGCAGGGCAAAACACGTCAGATCGCGCATGTCGACACCGGCATATGCCTCGGCTGCGGGGTCTGTGCCCTCAAGTGCAATCCGGGCGCCTGCCGTTTGGATAAGCGCCAGCAGCGGGTCATCCATCCCGAAACCACCTTCGAGCGCATCCTGCTGCAATGCCTCGAGAGGGGTACCCTGCAGAACCAGCTTTTCGACAACCCGGAAAGCCTCACCCATAAATTCCTGCGCGGCCTGGTCGGCGGTTTTCTGCGACTGCCAAGTGTGAAAAGGGCCTTGATGAGGGACGCCCTGCGGTCGCGTTTTCTCGACGCCATGAAGAAGGGCGCGGTTAGGCAGGGCAAGGGATGGTTGACAGAGCTGTAG
- a CDS encoding ARMT1-like domain-containing protein, protein MSLFENIQPPGIPPDCFPCVLNQALSACRFAGLNDEQTRRIIEVAEAGLEESRTTAILVQHVVRRVADAILAEKGESSLFDIYAKVKEISNHLALDYVDTIQQKMEASLSPLETGLQIAAAGNIIDFGAKDHGSLDVDKELRSLGKASFKRYDFEPFQQSLKTALTLLYLCDNCGEIVFDMLFIKQLQRDYPGLRVVAALRDKPIINDATLADAEAVGLDRIVTTISSGSVYPGTILSETTEEFQQIYADADVILSKGQGNFETLLPLADDRVFFLLRVKCDYISALSRVDRGSLVLMQADNKNPAVL, encoded by the coding sequence ATGAGTCTTTTTGAAAATATACAACCTCCAGGCATTCCACCGGACTGTTTTCCCTGCGTGCTGAATCAGGCCTTGTCGGCTTGCCGATTCGCCGGGTTGAATGATGAACAGACAAGGAGAATCATCGAGGTGGCCGAGGCAGGGCTCGAGGAGTCGAGAACCACAGCCATCCTTGTCCAGCACGTAGTGCGTCGAGTGGCAGATGCTATTCTAGCGGAAAAGGGTGAGTCTTCACTTTTTGATATCTATGCCAAAGTGAAGGAAATTTCCAACCACCTGGCCCTCGATTATGTCGACACCATCCAGCAAAAAATGGAGGCCAGTCTTTCGCCTCTTGAAACCGGGCTGCAGATTGCGGCAGCCGGGAACATCATTGATTTCGGAGCCAAAGACCATGGTTCCCTGGATGTGGACAAAGAGCTTCGGTCTCTTGGTAAAGCTTCTTTTAAACGCTACGATTTTGAACCGTTCCAACAGTCCTTGAAAACGGCCTTGACGCTTCTGTATCTCTGCGATAACTGCGGCGAGATTGTTTTTGACATGCTGTTCATAAAGCAGCTGCAGCGCGATTACCCCGGCCTTCGTGTCGTGGCTGCGCTTCGCGACAAGCCCATTATCAACGACGCCACCTTGGCCGACGCCGAGGCGGTGGGACTTGATCGGATCGTCACAACCATTTCCAGCGGCAGCGTCTATCCCGGAACGATCCTTTCCGAAACCACGGAAGAATTCCAACAAATCTATGCCGATGCCGATGTGATCCTTTCAAAAGGTCAGGGTAACTTCGAGACCTTGTTGCCGCTGGCCGATGACAGGGTCTTTTTCCTGTTGCGGGTCAAGTGTGACTACATTTCTGCTTTGTCCCGGGTGGACCGAGGCAGTTTGGTGCTTATGCAGGCAGATAACAAAAACCCTGCCGTGTTATGA
- a CDS encoding 4Fe-4S binding protein, translated as MISTVHLVYFSPTGTTRKISEAIVQGLGAETIVRCDLTRSACESVLKDGVAVIGIPVYVGRVPELCLNRLQAITAKRIPAVLVAVYGNREFEDALVELQDLTVDKGFNVIAAGAFIGEHSFSTPAHPIAAGRPHAEDLKGAVEFGKQVAAKIERGDFRPPEITGNRPYKERRHFEVMTPQTDSERCTLCERCAAACPAGAIAVTESVATKADHCILCCACVKACEAKARFFTHPWVEKVRLMLQENCSTPKTPEIFI; from the coding sequence ATGATATCGACCGTTCATCTTGTCTATTTTTCACCCACGGGCACGACCAGGAAAATATCCGAAGCGATTGTTCAAGGGCTGGGAGCTGAAACGATTGTCCGTTGCGATTTGACCCGGTCTGCATGCGAAAGCGTCCTGAAGGACGGCGTGGCGGTTATCGGCATACCGGTCTATGTCGGCAGGGTCCCGGAACTCTGCCTGAACCGCCTGCAGGCGATCACCGCAAAACGGATACCCGCCGTGCTTGTCGCTGTTTATGGGAACCGGGAATTCGAGGATGCCCTCGTCGAGCTGCAGGATCTAACCGTCGACAAGGGCTTCAATGTGATAGCTGCCGGGGCTTTTATCGGTGAACATTCCTTCTCCACCCCGGCCCACCCCATAGCGGCCGGCAGGCCTCATGCCGAGGATCTGAAGGGGGCGGTAGAGTTTGGAAAGCAGGTTGCGGCGAAGATCGAAAGGGGGGATTTTCGCCCCCCGGAGATCACGGGCAACCGACCTTATAAGGAGCGCCGGCATTTCGAAGTGATGACCCCGCAGACAGATAGTGAACGATGCACTCTCTGCGAGAGGTGTGCGGCAGCTTGTCCTGCAGGCGCCATTGCCGTGACCGAGTCGGTTGCGACGAAAGCCGATCATTGCATCCTGTGCTGTGCTTGCGTCAAAGCATGTGAGGCAAAGGCTCGCTTTTTCACCCATCCCTGGGTCGAGAAAGTGCGCCTGATGCTGCAGGAAAACTGCAGCACGCCGAAAACACCGGAGATCTTTATTTGA
- a CDS encoding CAP domain-containing protein, with protein sequence MICLLLLAGCGSGGSSSSTGEAPAAGVSEGVFLDAPVAGLYYQTESLDGYTGTNGVFRYRDGETVAFYLHNLLLGEAMADAVLTPLDIVPGAKDETHPKVTNLCILLQSLDEDGNPDNGIVLSEMVHFAVEGRTIDFNQPTAEFIADPALLGLLQELNASGAFTDGNSRELCTVEQARSHFRASLADLDRDGDGFSPDQGDCNDNDDGVNPQIADVCGDGADQDCSGADAICAEGEGEFESSLRALINDYREQNSRGRLAVDNLLNDLAREHSENMQASGVMSHDGFNDRYNRSGYRTCVENVGWGYSTPQAMFEGWRGSSGHNANMLNGGIGWAGISRVGSYITFFACGD encoded by the coding sequence GTGATTTGCCTGTTGCTTCTGGCTGGTTGCGGAAGCGGCGGTTCGTCCTCATCAACCGGAGAGGCTCCGGCGGCCGGGGTCAGTGAAGGTGTTTTCCTCGACGCACCGGTGGCCGGGCTCTATTACCAGACGGAAAGCCTCGACGGATATACCGGAACAAATGGGGTATTTCGTTACCGCGACGGGGAGACAGTCGCCTTTTACTTACACAACCTGCTGTTGGGAGAGGCCATGGCCGATGCCGTTTTGACGCCCCTCGATATCGTGCCGGGGGCCAAGGACGAGACCCATCCGAAGGTGACGAATCTGTGCATCCTGCTGCAATCCCTGGATGAGGACGGCAATCCGGATAACGGCATCGTCCTGTCCGAGATGGTTCATTTCGCCGTCGAGGGCCGTACGATCGACTTCAATCAGCCGACCGCCGAGTTTATCGCCGACCCGGCGTTGCTTGGCCTGCTGCAGGAACTGAACGCCAGCGGTGCTTTTACCGATGGCAACAGCCGGGAGTTGTGCACTGTCGAGCAGGCGCGGTCCCATTTTCGGGCCAGCCTGGCCGATCTCGATCGGGATGGGGACGGTTTTTCCCCCGATCAGGGGGACTGCAACGACAATGATGATGGGGTGAATCCGCAAATTGCGGATGTCTGCGGCGACGGGGCCGACCAGGATTGCAGCGGCGCCGACGCCATCTGCGCGGAGGGCGAAGGCGAATTCGAAAGCAGTCTGCGGGCGCTGATCAACGATTACCGGGAGCAGAACAGCCGCGGGCGCCTGGCGGTCGACAATCTTCTCAACGACCTCGCCCGGGAGCACAGCGAAAACATGCAGGCGAGCGGAGTTATGAGTCACGACGGATTCAACGACCGATACAACCGGTCCGGTTACCGGACCTGTGTCGAAAACGTCGGCTGGGGCTATTCGACTCCGCAAGCCATGTTCGAAGGCTGGCGCGGTTCTTCCGGCCACAATGCCAATATGCTGAACGGCGGGATCGGTTGGGCCGGGATTTCACGAGTCGGGTCCTACATCACCTTTTTTGCCTGCGGTGATTAA
- the ablB gene encoding putative beta-lysine N-acetyltransferase gives MPDVIETLGQSRIQHGIYNDRIYLMKLSRKDLPELLPRLERLARNRNYSKIFAKVPESSKMRFAREGYVAEASIPNFYQGREAVVFFGKYLQEDRRREKKKDLVKKVLATAKAKAGKSKGLQLPGSFRARATRSKDVEAMAEVYRQVFATYPFPIWDPSYLKKTMEENVAYFGIWEGGKLVALSSAEMDLAGQNAEMTDFATLPEYRGQGLANYLLAEMEDFLGEKGVKTAYTIARAYSYGMNITFAKLDYEYSGTLTNNTNIFGGLESMNVWHKPLEPAD, from the coding sequence ATGCCTGATGTGATCGAAACCCTCGGCCAGTCCCGCATTCAGCACGGCATCTATAATGACCGGATCTATCTGATGAAGCTCTCCAGGAAGGATCTCCCAGAACTGCTGCCAAGGCTGGAAAGACTGGCGCGGAACCGCAACTATAGCAAGATTTTCGCCAAGGTCCCGGAATCGTCCAAAATGCGCTTCGCTCGCGAGGGCTATGTTGCCGAGGCCTCCATTCCGAATTTTTACCAGGGCCGGGAAGCCGTGGTGTTTTTCGGCAAGTATCTGCAGGAGGACAGGCGCAGGGAAAAAAAGAAGGATCTGGTGAAAAAGGTTCTGGCCACGGCCAAAGCCAAGGCGGGGAAATCCAAAGGCCTCCAACTTCCGGGCTCTTTCAGGGCCCGCGCCACCCGCAGCAAAGATGTCGAGGCAATGGCCGAAGTCTATCGCCAGGTTTTCGCCACCTACCCCTTCCCCATCTGGGATCCGTCCTACCTGAAGAAGACAATGGAGGAGAACGTCGCCTATTTTGGCATCTGGGAGGGCGGGAAGCTGGTGGCCCTCTCCTCCGCCGAAATGGACCTTGCCGGACAGAACGCCGAAATGACCGACTTCGCCACCCTGCCCGAGTACCGGGGCCAGGGCCTGGCCAATTACCTGCTGGCCGAAATGGAGGATTTCCTGGGCGAAAAAGGGGTCAAGACCGCCTACACCATCGCCCGCGCCTACTCCTACGGCATGAACATCACCTTCGCCAAGCTCGACTATGAGTACAGCGGCACCCTGACCAACAACACCAACATTTTCGGCGGACTGGAGAGCATGAACGTCTGGCACAAGCCGCTGGAGCCGGCAGATTGA
- the ablA gene encoding lysine 2,3-aminomutase has translation MSIYNQKQQNIAEKIASEKVGLNDWKNWSWQLQHSIETIDCFEQLLGCRFEGSERKSLSSTLEKFPLSITPYYLSLIDTADFRHDPIFKQAFPCPAELHIDRRDMSDPLAEEMDSPVPGITHRYPDRVLFHISNVCSMYCRHCTRKRKVGDRDSIPGPEEIEQGLAYLRKTPQIRDVLLSGGDPLMLSDDYIDWILTELRKIPHLQIIRIGSRMPVVLPYRITDSLVKVLKKHHPLWLNTHFNHPREITSSSREALAKLADAGIPLGNQTVLLAGVNDCPRIIRALVHKLVENRVRPYYLYQCDLSEGLSHFRTPVGKGVEIMESLIGHTSGFAVPTYVIDAPGGGGKIPLNPNYLISLSTNKVVLRNYEGVITTYKEPDSYEPIFCNRKCADCKLQLNLEDAEEVNTTGIEKLLSDSCDTISLTPEDNYRLERRNNA, from the coding sequence ATGTCTATTTACAACCAAAAGCAGCAGAATATCGCCGAGAAAATTGCCTCTGAGAAGGTCGGCCTGAACGACTGGAAAAACTGGTCCTGGCAACTCCAGCACTCTATTGAGACTATAGATTGCTTTGAGCAGCTTTTAGGATGCCGTTTCGAGGGTTCAGAGCGCAAATCCTTGAGCAGCACCCTGGAAAAGTTCCCTCTTTCGATAACACCCTACTACCTTTCCCTGATCGATACCGCCGATTTCCGCCACGACCCCATTTTCAAACAGGCCTTCCCCTGTCCAGCAGAACTTCATATCGACCGGCGGGACATGAGCGATCCCCTCGCTGAGGAGATGGACAGTCCTGTGCCCGGCATCACCCATCGCTACCCCGACCGGGTTCTCTTCCATATCAGCAATGTCTGCTCCATGTACTGCCGCCACTGCACACGCAAGCGCAAGGTGGGGGACAGGGATTCGATCCCGGGGCCGGAGGAAATCGAACAGGGGCTCGCCTACCTGCGGAAAACCCCTCAGATCCGCGACGTTCTGCTATCCGGCGGCGACCCGTTGATGCTGTCGGACGACTATATCGACTGGATCCTGACCGAGTTGCGCAAGATCCCCCACCTGCAGATCATCCGCATCGGCAGCCGCATGCCCGTAGTCCTGCCCTACAGGATCACCGACAGTCTGGTTAAAGTTCTGAAAAAGCACCACCCCCTGTGGCTCAACACCCACTTCAACCATCCCCGGGAAATCACCTCCTCTTCCCGGGAGGCCCTGGCCAAACTGGCGGATGCAGGCATCCCCCTGGGCAACCAGACGGTGCTGTTGGCCGGGGTCAACGACTGTCCGCGGATCATCAGGGCCCTGGTTCACAAGCTGGTGGAAAACCGGGTGCGGCCCTATTATCTCTATCAGTGCGACCTTTCCGAGGGCCTCTCCCACTTCCGCACCCCGGTCGGCAAAGGTGTCGAAATCATGGAAAGCCTCATCGGCCACACGAGCGGATTTGCGGTTCCCACCTATGTCATCGATGCACCCGGCGGCGGCGGCAAAATACCTTTGAACCCGAACTATCTGATTTCCCTCTCCACCAACAAGGTGGTTCTGCGCAACTACGAGGGGGTCATCACCACCTACAAGGAACCGGACAGCTACGAGCCGATCTTCTGCAACCGCAAATGTGCAGACTGCAAACTCCAGCTTAACCTGGAGGATGCCGAGGAAGTGAATACGACCGGTATAGAAAAGCTGCTGTCCGATTCCTGCGACACCATCTCCCTGACCCCCGAGGACAATTACAGACTGGAGCGCCGCAACAATGCCTGA
- a CDS encoding MarR family transcriptional regulator yields MSGNHTHYYVAPTSGAQNKSAGVCESRIVRSLRRIVRGIELHSRKLVIDHQITGPQLACLLALQAEEPLTVKKLAQQAFLSPSTVVGIVDRLEEKGLVKRCRSCNDRRSVFITVTEAGHRLLAAAPSPIQESLTHAIKGLPEEEMVAITIALEKVVDLMESFDCKGDPPPLKASNNGISDDVSL; encoded by the coding sequence ATGTCCGGAAATCACACTCATTATTATGTAGCTCCAACTTCAGGGGCCCAGAACAAATCAGCCGGCGTTTGCGAATCCCGGATTGTTCGATCCCTCCGCCGCATCGTTCGCGGTATTGAACTCCATTCCCGAAAACTGGTCATCGATCACCAGATTACCGGCCCCCAGCTCGCCTGTCTTCTTGCATTGCAGGCCGAAGAGCCATTGACGGTTAAAAAGCTTGCACAGCAGGCATTCCTGAGCCCGAGTACGGTAGTCGGTATTGTTGATCGACTTGAAGAAAAGGGCCTGGTAAAACGATGCAGAAGCTGCAACGACCGGCGCTCGGTATTCATTACCGTCACCGAGGCGGGGCATCGGCTGCTGGCAGCGGCACCCTCCCCGATCCAGGAATCTTTGACCCATGCAATCAAGGGCTTGCCGGAAGAAGAAATGGTGGCTATTACCATCGCCCTCGAAAAAGTGGTCGACCTGATGGAGTCTTTCGATTGCAAAGGGGATCCCCCCCCTTTAAAAGCGAGCAACAACGGGATTTCCGACGACGTTTCCCTTTAA
- the tig gene encoding trigger factor, producing the protein MNVKVEDISSVKKQLSFDVPAARVGEEIEKAYQQIAKTAKVKGFRPGKVPRQILERQYASQMESQVFEKLIRESFYQALADHKIAAVSGPEITDAGSLEKGKDFTFQAQVEVRPEVEPKDYIGLNLKKETLKVDEKVIDDRLEEMRAGSATMVDADRDEARQGDIVVLDFEGFINGVPFENGKAENHQLELGSKTFIAGFEEQLTGMKKGQEGEIEVTFPLDYGKKELAGQDAVFKVRIKEIREKVLPELNDEFAAQFGLASLADLREKIAESFQVQQAERIERDFKDHLIDALVERNPFELPESMIEQQLEYMFENLQNRMQSQGMSMQALGLTPESFRNIYRQIAIKQVKGSLILEGIALKEKIQVEESEIEEKLEEIAEKNNASKEMVLNFYADESRRRGLVSQLGEEKVIHFLTGNASIEMVEGPVKSEESEG; encoded by the coding sequence ATGAATGTCAAGGTAGAAGATATCAGCAGTGTCAAGAAGCAGCTCTCCTTCGATGTGCCTGCCGCCCGGGTCGGTGAGGAAATCGAAAAGGCCTATCAGCAGATCGCGAAAACAGCCAAGGTGAAAGGTTTCCGCCCCGGCAAAGTACCACGGCAGATCCTTGAACGGCAGTATGCTTCACAGATGGAATCCCAGGTTTTTGAAAAACTGATCCGGGAAAGCTTCTATCAGGCGCTGGCCGATCATAAGATCGCCGCGGTTTCCGGTCCTGAAATAACCGATGCCGGAAGCCTTGAAAAGGGCAAAGATTTTACCTTTCAGGCTCAGGTTGAGGTGCGGCCCGAGGTGGAGCCGAAGGATTATATCGGTCTGAACCTAAAGAAAGAAACCCTTAAGGTCGATGAAAAGGTGATCGATGACCGCCTCGAGGAGATGCGGGCCGGCAGCGCCACCATGGTGGATGCCGATAGGGATGAAGCCAGGCAAGGGGATATTGTCGTCCTCGACTTCGAAGGTTTCATCAATGGTGTGCCTTTCGAGAACGGAAAGGCAGAGAATCATCAGTTGGAACTCGGGTCGAAGACGTTCATTGCCGGCTTCGAGGAACAGCTGACAGGGATGAAAAAGGGTCAGGAAGGCGAGATCGAGGTCACCTTTCCCCTCGACTACGGCAAAAAGGAACTGGCCGGCCAGGATGCCGTCTTCAAGGTCAGGATCAAGGAAATCCGGGAAAAAGTTCTGCCCGAACTCAACGACGAATTCGCGGCCCAGTTCGGTCTTGCCTCGCTGGCCGATCTGAGGGAGAAAATCGCCGAGTCCTTTCAGGTTCAGCAAGCCGAGCGGATCGAACGGGATTTCAAGGACCATCTCATCGATGCCCTGGTGGAGCGCAACCCCTTCGAACTTCCCGAGTCCATGATCGAGCAGCAGCTGGAATACATGTTCGAGAACCTGCAGAATCGCATGCAGTCCCAGGGCATGAGCATGCAGGCCCTTGGCTTGACTCCGGAGTCGTTCAGAAATATCTATCGCCAAATCGCCATCAAGCAGGTCAAGGGCAGCCTGATTCTCGAGGGGATCGCCCTGAAAGAAAAGATTCAGGTTGAAGAATCTGAAATTGAGGAGAAACTTGAAGAAATAGCTGAAAAGAACAACGCCAGCAAGGAAATGGTATTGAACTTCTATGCCGACGAATCCCGCCGGCGCGGTCTCGTGTCTCAGCTGGGCGAGGAGAAGGTCATTCATTTCCTCACCGGTAATGCCAGCATCGAAATGGTGGAAGGACCGGTCAAGAGCGAAGAATCGGAAGGCTAA
- the clpP gene encoding ATP-dependent Clp endopeptidase proteolytic subunit ClpP, translated as MSLIPIVVEQTGRGERAYDIYSRLLKDRIIFLGGPIEDHLANLIIAQLLFLESEDPEKDIHLYINSPGGVVTSGMAIYDTMQYLKAPVSTICVGQAASMAAVLLAAGAKGKRYALSHARIMIHQPLGGFQGQASDISIHAQEILRLRETLNQILAKHTGQSIEQISADTERDYFMGSDAAEKYGIVDGTVERKA; from the coding sequence ATGAGCCTCATTCCCATTGTAGTGGAACAGACAGGTCGCGGCGAAAGAGCCTATGATATCTATTCCCGCTTGCTGAAAGACCGCATCATTTTCCTTGGGGGGCCCATCGAGGACCATCTGGCGAATCTGATCATCGCTCAACTGCTTTTTCTGGAATCTGAAGATCCGGAAAAGGATATTCATCTCTATATCAACTCTCCGGGCGGTGTGGTGACCTCGGGCATGGCCATCTACGATACCATGCAGTATCTGAAGGCTCCCGTATCCACCATATGTGTCGGACAGGCCGCCAGCATGGCCGCTGTACTCCTTGCGGCAGGAGCAAAGGGCAAGCGCTATGCCCTGTCCCATGCCCGGATCATGATACATCAACCCCTGGGTGGCTTTCAGGGACAGGCTTCGGATATCAGTATCCATGCACAGGAAATTTTGCGGCTGCGGGAAACCCTGAACCAGATCCTGGCCAAGCATACAGGCCAGAGTATCGAGCAGATCTCGGCCGATACCGAGAGGGACTACTTCATGGGTAGCGACGCCGCGGAAAAGTATGGTATCGTAGATGGAACGGTAGAGAGAAAAGCCTGA